In Desulfofundulus kuznetsovii DSM 6115, the following are encoded in one genomic region:
- a CDS encoding YggT family protein codes for MSLERIINVAFQVYAWLIFIRIILSFIRHNPYQPLIRFVYEITEPVLGFFRRFIPPVGMLDFSPLVAFFALELLRQIILNVIRALGL; via the coding sequence ATGAGTTTAGAACGCATTATAAACGTGGCTTTCCAGGTTTATGCCTGGCTGATCTTTATCCGCATTATTTTGTCTTTTATCCGTCATAACCCCTACCAGCCCCTGATCCGCTTCGTTTATGAAATTACCGAACCTGTGCTGGGTTTCTTCAGGCGCTTTATTCCCCCCGTGGGGATGCTGGATTTTTCACCCCTGGTGGCTTTCTTTGCCCTGGAATTGCTGCGCCAGATAATTCTCAACGTGATCCGGGCCCTGGGGTTGTAG
- a CDS encoding RNA-binding protein, whose product MLDKEFLLYRAKTQDEKEMLSRVYDLVQQVLRARQPRVTDFLDPYHAGLVLMALERVPDLAARSDGGYPGAERVRILIYPDYLDPREEDWQLAFLSIQGSFEEQEPSHRDFLGALLALGLRREKIGDILLHNDQAQVVVAGEIAPFIQSQLARVGRISVTVHRISREQLCSPPRRVREIKATVPSLRLDVVAAAGFGTSRTRMAREITAQRVSLNWQVCSELSHTVREGDIISARGRGRVQVTRVTGTTKSGRLALILHRYV is encoded by the coding sequence ATGCTGGATAAGGAGTTTTTGCTATACCGTGCCAAAACCCAAGATGAAAAAGAAATGCTGTCCCGGGTTTATGACCTGGTGCAGCAAGTTTTGCGTGCCCGCCAGCCGCGAGTAACCGATTTCCTTGATCCTTATCATGCCGGTCTTGTGCTTATGGCATTAGAAAGGGTTCCCGATCTGGCGGCACGGAGTGATGGTGGTTACCCGGGCGCCGAGCGGGTGCGTATTCTTATTTATCCCGATTATCTAGATCCCCGGGAGGAGGATTGGCAACTGGCATTTTTATCTATCCAGGGTTCCTTTGAAGAGCAGGAGCCTAGCCACAGGGATTTTCTGGGGGCTTTGCTGGCCCTCGGTCTGCGCCGGGAGAAAATTGGGGACATCCTCCTGCATAACGACCAGGCCCAGGTGGTTGTGGCCGGTGAAATAGCTCCCTTCATTCAATCCCAGCTTGCCCGGGTGGGTCGCATTTCCGTGACCGTGCACCGGATTTCCAGAGAGCAACTCTGTTCTCCCCCCCGCCGGGTTCGGGAAATCAAGGCCACCGTACCTTCCCTGCGTCTGGACGTGGTGGCTGCTGCCGGTTTTGGTACTTCCCGCACCCGCATGGCCCGGGAAATTACTGCCCAGCGGGTTAGCCTGAACTGGCAGGTCTGCAGTGAGCTTTCTCATACGGTGCGGGAAGGGGACATTATTTCCGCCCGGGGACGCGGCCGGGTGCAGGTAACCCGGGTTACGGGAACCACTAAAAGCGGCCGCTTGGCGCTTATTTTACACCGGTATGTCTGA